One Equus asinus isolate D_3611 breed Donkey chromosome 26, EquAss-T2T_v2, whole genome shotgun sequence genomic window carries:
- the DHX34 gene encoding probable ATP-dependent RNA helicase DHX34, translating to MPPPRTREGRDHRDRPRAPREKEAPEKWDWNCPETRRLFEDAFFRDEDYIRQGSEECQKFWTFFERLQKFQHLKTARKEEKDAGPPERSIPALADLPRAYDPRYRINLSVLGPDPRGSRGPGGRLPRDRVSEFRRALLHYLDFGQKQAFGRLAKLQRERAALPITQYASRILQTLERHQVVVVAGDTGCGKSTQVPQYLLAAGFSHVACTQPRRIACISLAKRVGFESLSQYGSQVGYQIRFESTRSPATKIVFLTVGLLLRQLQREPRLPQYQVLIVDEVHERHLHNDFLLGVLRRLLPQRPDLKVVLMSATINISLFSSYFGDAPVVQVPGRLFPITVVYQPQEAEPTTSKSEKLDPRPFLRVLEAIDSKYPPEERGDLLVFLSGMAEISAVLEAAQPYASHTQRWVVLPLHSALSVADQDKVFDVAPPGVRKCILSTNIAETSVTIDGIRFVVDSGKVKEMSCDPQAKLQRLQEFWISQASAEQRKGRAGRTGPGVCFRLYAESDYDAFAPYPVPEIRRVALDALVLQMKSMSVGDPRTFPFIEPPPPASLETAILYLRDQGALDSSEALTPIGSLLAQLPVDVVIGKMLILGSTFRLAEPVLTIAAALSVQSPFTRSAQGNPECAAARRPLESDQGDPFTLFNIFNAWVQVKCERSSNSRKWCRRRGIEEHRLYEMANLRRQFKELLEDHGLLAGAQALEPGDSYSRLRQRRERQALFQLKRQHEEGGARRRKVLRLGDQDGGSSDEDPARPASQGAGGSVDIQDVKFKLRHNLEQLRVAASAAQALSREQLALLKLVLARGLYPQLAAPDPFNSGRKDSDQIFHTQAKQGAVLHPTCVFASSPEVLHTREPEARGGEGSRDDKDKMSSRHQLLAFVSLLETTKPYLVNCVRVPALQSLLLFSRSLDTNGDCSRLVADGWLELQLADSESAVGLLAASLRLRARWEQVLARQLARQARRRPEEEEEDEDEEEAAVHRREEAALSRELLRFAASQVPYSLRRLMGLEIQNLYVGPQTITAAPSLPGLFGSSTLSPHPTKGGYAVTDFLTYNCLTSDTDLYSDCLRTFWTCPHCGLHAPLTPLERVAHENSCPQAPQDGAPGAEEAAPEPPQKASALQRPYHCEACQQDFLFTPTEVLRHRRQHV from the exons ATGCCTCCTCCCAGGACAAGGGAGGGCAGGGATCACCGAGACCGACCCCGGGCGCCCAGGGAGAAGGAGGCCCCGGAGAAATGGGACTGGAACTGTCCAGAGACACGTCGTCTCTTCGAAGATGCCTTCTTCCGTGACGAGGATTATATCCGCCAGGGTTCCGAGGAGTGCCAGAAGTTCTGGACCTTCTTTGAACGCTTGCAGAAATTCCAGCATCTCAAGACGGCCcggaaggaggagaaggatgcTGGGCCCCCGGAGCGCAGCATCCCGGCGCTGGCCGACCTGCCTCGCGCTTACGACCCGCGTTACCGCATCAACCTCTCCGTCCTCGGCCCCGACCCTCGGGGCTCTCGGGGGCCGGGTGGCCGCCTGCCCCGGGACAGAGTGTCCGAGTTCCGCCGAGCCCTCTTGCACTATCTGGACTTCGGCCAGAAGCAGGCGTTCGGACGGCTGGCCAAACTGCAGCGGGAGCGCGCGGCGCTTCCCATCACCCAGTACGCAAGCCGCATCCTGCAGACGCTGGAGCGGCaccaggtggtggtggtggcgggcGACACGGGCTGTGGCAAGTCCACTCAGGTGCCGCAGTACCTGCTGGCCGCCGGCTTCAGTCACGTGGCCTGCACCCAGCCCCGGAGGATCGCCTGCATCTCGCTGGCCAAGCGCGTGGGCTTTGAGAGCCTCAGTCAGTACGGCTCCCAG GTCGGCTACCAGATCCGCTTTGAGAGCACGCGTTCGCCGGCCACCAAGATCGTGTTCCTGACGGTGGGGCTGCTCCTGAGGCAGCTGCAGCGGGAGCCGCGCCTGCCGCAGTACCAGGTCCTCATCGTGGACGAGGTCCACGAGCGGCACCTCCACAACGACTTCCTCCTGGGCGTCCTGCGGCGCCTGCTGCCCCAGCGGCCTGACCTCAAGGTCGTCCTCATGTCGGCCACCATCAACATCTCGCTCTTCTCCAGCTACTTCGGTGACGCGCCGGTGGTGCAGGTGCCCGGAAGGCTCTTCCCCATCACG GTCGTGTACCAGCCGCAGGAGGCGGAGCCGACGACGTCCAAGTCAGAGAAGCTGGACCCGCGGCCTTTCCTGAGGGTGCTGGAGGCCATTGACAGCAAGTACCCCCCCGAGGAGCGGGGCGACCTCCTGGTCTTCCTCAGCGGCATGGCGGAGATCAGCGCTGTGCTCGAGGCCGCCCAGCCCTACGCCAGCCACACTCAGCGCTGGGTGGTGCTGCCGCTGCACAGCGCCCTCTCTGTGGCCGACCAGGACAAG GTTTTCGATGTAGCGCCCCCTGGAGTCCGGAAATGCATCCTCTCCACCAACATCGCCGAGACCTCGGTCACCATTGATGGGATCCGCTTCGTAGTAGATTCTG GGAAAGTGAAGGAGATGAGCTGCGACCCCCAGGCCAAGCTGCAGCGGCTGCAGGAGTTCTGGATCAGCCAGGCCAGCGCCGAGCAGCGCAAGGGCCGGGCGGGCCGCACGGGCCCCGGGGTCTGCTTCCGCCTCTACGCCGAGTCGGACTACGATGCCTTCGCCCCCTACCCGGTCCCAGAGATCCGCAGGGTCGCCCTCGATGCGCTGGTGCTGCAG ATGAAGAGCATGAGCGTCGGGGACCCCCGAACCTTCCCCTTCATTGAACCCCCGCCGCCAGCCAGCCTGGAAACGGCCATCCTCTACCTCCGCGACCAGGGGGCCCTGGACAGCTCGGAGGCCCTCACCCCCATCGGGTCGCTGCTGGCCCAGCTCCCTGTGGACGTCGTGATTG ggAAGATGCTGATCCTGGGCTCCACGTTCCGCCTGGCGGAGCCTGTGCTCACCATCGCCGCCGCCCTCAGCGTCCAGTCGCCCTTCACCCGCAGCGCCCAGGGCAACCCAGAGTGTGCGGCAGCCCGGCGGCCCCTGGAGAGCGACCAGGGCGACCCCTTCACGCTCTTCAACATCTTTAATGCCTGGGTGCAG GTGAAGTGCGAGCGGAGCAGTAACTCTCGCAAGTGGTGCCGCCGCCGGGGCATCGAGGAGCACCGGCTGTACGAGATGGCCAACCTGCGGCGCCAGTTCAAG GAACTGCTGGAGGACCACGGGCTGCTGGCTGGGGCGCAGGCCCTGGAGCCCGGGGACAGCTATAGCCGGCTGCGGCAGCGCCGGGAGCGCCAGGCCCTGTTCCAGCTGAAGCGCCAGCACGAGGAGGGCGGGGCACGCAGGCGCAAGGTGCTGCGGCTCGGGGACCAGGACGGCGGCTCCAGCGACGAGGACCCGGCCCGCCCAGCCTCCCAGGGGGCCGGCGGTAGCGTGGACATCCAG GATGTGAAGTTCAAGCTGCGGCACAACCTGGAGCAGCTGCGGGTGGCCGCCAGTGCGGCGCAGGCGCTGAGCCGGGAGCAGCTGGCCTTGCTGAAGCTTGTGCTGGCCCGCGGCCTCTACCCGCAGCTCGCCGCGCCCGACCCATTCAACAGCGGCCGCAAGGACTCCGACCAG ATTTTCCACACACAGGCCAAGCAGGGCGCCGTGCTGCACCCCACCTGCGTCTTCGCCAGCAGCCCCGAGGTGCTGCACACTAGGGAGCCAGAGGCCAGGGGTGGCGAAGGGAGCCGAG ACGACAAGGACAAGATGAGCAGCAGGCACCAGCTCCTCGCCTTCGTCTCCTTGCTGGAGACCACCAAGCCGTACCTGGTGAACTGCGTGCGCGTCCCCGCCCTGCAG TCCCTCCTGCTGTTCAGCCGTTCCCTGGACACCAACGGTGACTGCTCCCGCCTGGTGGCCGACGGCTGGCTGGAGCTCCAGCTGGCCGACAGCGAGAGTGCCGTCGGGCTCCTGGCGGCCTCCCTGCGGCTCCGCGCCCGCTGGGAGCAGGTCCTGGCCCGGCAGCTGGCCCGGCAGGCCCGGCGGCggccggaggaggaggaggaagatgaggacgAGGAGGAGGCGGCGGTCCACCGCagggaggaggcggccctgagcagggagctgctgcGGTTCGCAGCGTCCCAG GTTCCCTACAGCCTCCGGCGGCTCATGGGGCTGGAAATCCAGAACCTCTATGTGGGACCTCAGACCATCACGGCTGCCCCCAGTCTCCCTGGTCTCTTTGGCAGCTCTAccctgtccccccaccccaccaaagGGGGCTACGCGGTCACTGACTTCCTCACCTACAACTGCCTCACG AGTGACACGGACCTGTACAGCGACTGCCTCCGCACCTTCTGGACCTGCCCCCACTGCGGCCTTCACGCCCCCCTGACGCCCTTGGAGCGCGTGGCCCACGAGAATAGCTGCCCCCAGGCCCCGCAGGACGGCGCCCCGG GGGCCGAGGAGGCTGCCCCCGAGCCCCCCCAGAAGGCGTCTGCCCTGCAGAGGCCCTACCACTGTGAGGCCTGCCAGCAGGACTTTCTGTTCACGCCCACGGAGGTGCTGCGGCACCGGAGGCAGCATGTGTGA